One window of uncultured Erythrobacter sp. genomic DNA carries:
- a CDS encoding TIGR03087 family PEP-CTERM/XrtA system glycosyltransferase, producing the protein MGDILFLAHRVPFPPNRGDKIRAHHLLKKLARIAPVHAGCVAESEEDRAGKEELDAITATHCIADRNKPLALAGVEALLKQRPVSLTAFDSPRLRSWVRETIAAHNVTTIVIFSGQMGQYVPDHFDGRVVIDLCDVDSAKFENYAAAGQRAWINAREGRLLAQEEERLARRADATVLISENEAALFRSRLSAPALVNVQVIGNGIDAAFFDPAKSQPHTELTPTTGPHFVFTGQMDYSPNEEAALWVAREFMPRMRQLEPQARFHIVGRNPTKSLLACDGTNGVKVWGEVADVRPFIAGASAVLAPLQIARGVQNKVLEAMAMARPVILSPQAATGINAKDGEDWLLCENDAQLMAERAAGLLQDKDAMFDLGSRARQFVLDHHDWDAMLSPLDSLLDAEAWEAQNVA; encoded by the coding sequence TTGGGAGACATCCTCTTTCTGGCACACAGGGTCCCGTTTCCCCCCAATCGCGGGGACAAAATTCGTGCGCATCATTTGCTGAAGAAGCTCGCCAGAATTGCGCCGGTTCACGCAGGCTGCGTTGCCGAAAGTGAAGAGGATCGCGCGGGCAAGGAAGAGCTCGACGCGATTACGGCCACACATTGCATTGCTGACCGGAACAAACCTCTGGCGCTTGCCGGTGTTGAGGCGCTGTTGAAGCAGAGGCCGGTAAGCCTCACCGCCTTTGATAGCCCGCGGCTAAGGAGCTGGGTGCGCGAAACGATTGCTGCGCACAACGTCACAACGATTGTCATCTTCTCCGGTCAGATGGGCCAATATGTGCCTGACCATTTTGACGGGCGAGTGGTGATCGATCTGTGCGATGTCGATAGCGCAAAGTTTGAAAACTATGCCGCTGCCGGACAACGCGCTTGGATCAATGCGCGCGAAGGGCGGTTGCTCGCGCAAGAAGAAGAACGGCTTGCTCGCCGCGCAGATGCCACTGTGCTCATCAGCGAAAATGAAGCGGCCTTGTTCCGCTCACGTCTGAGTGCACCCGCACTCGTAAATGTGCAGGTGATCGGCAACGGGATTGACGCTGCCTTCTTCGACCCGGCGAAGTCGCAGCCACACACGGAACTTACGCCAACAACTGGTCCGCACTTCGTTTTTACCGGCCAGATGGACTACTCGCCCAACGAAGAGGCGGCCCTGTGGGTAGCGCGCGAGTTTATGCCGCGCATGCGACAGCTTGAGCCGCAAGCAAGGTTCCATATTGTTGGCAGGAACCCGACCAAGTCCTTGCTCGCCTGCGACGGCACCAACGGAGTGAAGGTATGGGGCGAAGTCGCCGATGTGCGGCCTTTCATTGCTGGAGCAAGCGCTGTCCTCGCTCCCCTGCAGATTGCGCGGGGAGTGCAAAACAAAGTGCTCGAAGCGATGGCGATGGCACGCCCTGTAATACTCTCACCGCAAGCCGCGACCGGCATCAACGCGAAAGATGGTGAAGACTGGCTGCTCTGCGAGAACGATGCGCAGCTTATGGCAGAACGCGCTGCGGGACTGCTGCAAGACAAGGATGCGATGTTCGATCTGGGTAGCCGGGCGCGGCAATTTGTGCTCGATCATCATGATTGGGACGCGATGCTTTCGCCGCTGGATTCCTTGCTCGATGCCGAAGCGTGGGAGGCTCAGAATGTCGCTTGA
- a CDS encoding FemAB family XrtA/PEP-CTERM system-associated protein, protein MNAPIDMSRAVKVADLSDAETCARIEAYVCESKASLFHLPAWLKAVETATGHRASGLYAEQMGAITGWLPLTELRSGLFGKVMISSGFGVGGGIVADNVEAAEVLAECAAEQAGYGKFTHIELRGGYMPMDWRRWDDKHCGFVRDLAMDDEAELLAIPRKARAEVRKGLKNGLDVRVGRSDSDIAAHYAAYSESVRNLGTPVFPKSLFTAMLEAFPDSSDILTVSRYGKPLASVLSFYHNGAVLPFWGGGTFAARGARANELMYYELMLHARRRGMKRFDFGRSKTGSGPYNFKKNWGFTPEPLSYAEWTAPDAEPRDVDPTSAAYARKIALWKKLPLPIANLIGPAIARDLG, encoded by the coding sequence GTGAACGCTCCGATTGATATGTCCCGCGCTGTCAAAGTGGCGGATCTTTCCGACGCCGAAACCTGCGCGCGGATTGAAGCCTATGTGTGCGAGAGCAAGGCAAGCCTGTTTCATTTGCCCGCTTGGCTGAAAGCGGTTGAGACCGCGACCGGCCACCGAGCGAGCGGGCTATACGCTGAACAGATGGGTGCGATCACAGGATGGTTGCCGCTAACCGAATTGCGCTCCGGCCTTTTCGGCAAAGTGATGATCTCAAGCGGCTTTGGCGTCGGAGGCGGCATTGTGGCTGACAATGTCGAGGCGGCCGAAGTCCTGGCTGAATGCGCCGCTGAACAGGCGGGATATGGAAAATTCACCCATATCGAGCTGCGCGGCGGGTACATGCCGATGGACTGGCGCCGATGGGATGACAAACATTGCGGCTTTGTCCGCGATCTTGCGATGGACGATGAGGCAGAATTGCTCGCAATCCCGCGCAAAGCCCGCGCCGAAGTGCGCAAGGGGCTCAAGAACGGTCTCGACGTTCGCGTTGGACGGTCGGACAGCGACATCGCTGCGCATTACGCTGCGTATAGCGAAAGCGTTCGCAATCTCGGCACGCCGGTGTTCCCGAAGTCGCTTTTCACCGCGATGCTCGAAGCTTTCCCCGATAGCAGCGATATTCTCACAGTCTCGCGCTACGGAAAGCCGCTTGCGAGCGTGCTGTCATTTTACCACAACGGCGCGGTATTGCCGTTCTGGGGCGGGGGCACTTTTGCGGCGCGCGGGGCGCGGGCGAACGAGCTGATGTATTATGAGCTGATGCTCCACGCTCGCCGCCGCGGAATGAAGCGGTTTGACTTCGGGCGATCCAAGACAGGCAGCGGGCCATACAATTTCAAGAAGAACTGGGGTTTCACACCCGAGCCACTCTCTTATGCCGAGTGGACAGCACCTGACGCCGAGCCGCGCGACGTTGATCCCACCAGCGCCGCCTATGCCCGCAAGATCGCGCTCTGGAAAAAGCTTCCGCTTCCCATTGCCAATCTGATCGGGCCTGCGATCGCGCGCGATCTCGGCTGA
- a CDS encoding XrtA system polysaccharide deacetylase, with protein sequence MNAQSPFPNTDTRVVNGLSVDVEDWFQVGAFENVIERGDWDSIATRVEDNVSRILDLFAEAGVSGTFFTLGWVAERHPALIRRIAEAGHEVASHGYDHARVFTFDRKSFAADIKRARKILEDCTGQRVTGYRAPSFSIDQRTPWAFEELAAGEYAYSSSVAPVAHDHYGWPDAPRFAFRPISGSQLVEIPVTTALLGGRRVAAGGGGFFRVLPYAFSRWAIRQVNRDEGRPAVFYFHPWEVDPGQPRVANAPLRSKFRHYTGLEKMAGKLHDLVHEFRWGRMDQIAHREALRAVELCQITPSQDEAA encoded by the coding sequence ATGAATGCACAGAGCCCCTTTCCCAATACTGATACACGCGTCGTCAACGGCCTGTCGGTCGATGTCGAGGACTGGTTTCAGGTCGGTGCGTTCGAGAATGTGATCGAGCGCGGCGACTGGGACTCCATTGCCACGCGCGTGGAAGACAATGTTTCGCGCATCCTCGACCTGTTCGCTGAAGCTGGTGTCAGTGGCACCTTCTTCACTTTGGGCTGGGTGGCTGAGCGCCATCCTGCATTGATCCGCCGTATCGCCGAAGCCGGGCACGAAGTCGCCAGCCACGGCTATGACCATGCCCGCGTCTTCACTTTTGACCGCAAGAGCTTCGCTGCAGACATCAAGCGCGCGCGCAAAATCCTCGAAGACTGCACCGGACAGCGCGTAACCGGATATCGCGCGCCGAGCTTTTCCATCGACCAACGCACCCCGTGGGCATTCGAGGAGCTGGCTGCGGGAGAATATGCCTATTCCTCCAGCGTCGCTCCGGTTGCGCATGACCATTATGGCTGGCCTGACGCGCCGCGCTTTGCCTTTCGCCCAATTTCTGGCTCGCAACTGGTTGAAATTCCGGTGACGACTGCCTTGCTTGGCGGTCGCCGCGTGGCCGCCGGTGGTGGGGGCTTCTTTCGCGTCTTGCCTTATGCATTCTCGCGCTGGGCGATCCGTCAGGTTAACCGCGACGAAGGGCGTCCCGCTGTCTTCTACTTCCATCCGTGGGAGGTCGATCCCGGCCAGCCACGTGTCGCCAATGCGCCGCTGCGCTCGAAATTCCGGCATTATACTGGCCTAGAAAAAATGGCGGGCAAACTCCACGATCTTGTGCACGAATTCCGCTGGGGCCGGATGGACCAGATCGCCCATCGGGAAGCGCTGCGTGCGGTAGAACTTTGCCAGATCACTCCCTCGCAGGACGAAGCCGCGTGA
- a CDS encoding XrtA/PEP-CTERM system-associated ATPase produces the protein MYDQYYGLSGRPFQLTPDPDFYFESGSHKKAMSYLGYGLNQGEGFIVITGEVGAGKSTLVAHLMQRINPEELTVAQVVTSALDGEELIHVVAQSFGIEIEGKDKATALGAIERFLQEEAREGRRCLLVVDECQNLEFTALEELRMLSNFQLGSHPLLQSLLLGQPEFRRTLAHHPDLDQLRQRIIASHHLEALDEDEVEDYINHRLGHVGWDGRPIFEEGLLPALYTATGGIPRRVNQVMNRLMLLGAIEEQDRITTAMLDVVMAEMSADQSRGSREEAGALSIEPEAPAAVAVAATERDIGSVPATEVAALLAERDERTAELQAAISELQAAGCEPVAEDRYGAGEDELGEALGRIESRLEEQERSFRHVLTMLIEWLEDDNSREAA, from the coding sequence ATGTACGATCAATATTATGGCTTGAGCGGACGACCATTCCAGCTGACGCCCGATCCCGATTTCTACTTTGAAAGTGGCAGTCACAAGAAGGCGATGAGCTATCTTGGATACGGCCTAAATCAGGGTGAGGGCTTCATCGTCATCACCGGCGAAGTTGGTGCGGGTAAGTCCACGCTGGTTGCGCATCTGATGCAGCGGATCAATCCAGAGGAGCTGACGGTTGCGCAGGTCGTTACCTCGGCGCTCGACGGTGAAGAGCTGATCCATGTGGTCGCGCAAAGCTTTGGCATCGAGATCGAAGGCAAAGATAAGGCAACCGCACTGGGCGCTATCGAGCGTTTCCTTCAGGAAGAAGCACGCGAAGGGCGCCGCTGCCTGCTGGTGGTCGACGAGTGCCAAAACCTTGAATTCACCGCGCTTGAAGAGCTGCGGATGCTGTCTAACTTCCAGCTCGGATCGCACCCGCTCCTGCAGAGCCTGTTGCTCGGCCAGCCTGAGTTTCGCCGCACGCTCGCGCATCATCCTGACCTCGATCAGCTGCGTCAGCGGATCATTGCATCGCATCATCTCGAGGCGCTCGATGAGGACGAAGTTGAGGACTACATCAACCACCGGCTTGGTCATGTAGGCTGGGACGGTCGCCCAATCTTTGAAGAAGGGTTGCTGCCCGCGCTCTACACCGCGACGGGCGGTATTCCGCGCCGGGTAAACCAGGTAATGAACCGCCTGATGCTGCTAGGAGCAATCGAAGAGCAGGACCGGATCACCACCGCGATGCTCGACGTCGTGATGGCAGAGATGAGCGCCGACCAGTCGCGTGGCTCGCGTGAGGAAGCAGGCGCGCTGAGCATCGAACCCGAAGCGCCCGCAGCTGTCGCAGTGGCCGCAACCGAACGAGACATCGGCAGTGTTCCCGCTACTGAAGTAGCCGCTTTGCTGGCCGAACGAGATGAACGCACGGCCGAGCTGCAAGCCGCCATCAGCGAACTGCAAGCTGCAGGCTGCGAACCCGTTGCCGAAGACCGTTATGGCGCTGGTGAAGACGAGCTTGGTGAAGCGCTCGGCCGGATCGAATCGCGGCTCGAAGAGCAAGAGCGCAGCTTCCGCCACGTGCTGACCATGCTGATCGAATGGCTTGAGGACGACAATTCGCGCGAGGCGGCCTGA
- a CDS encoding preprotein translocase subunit YajC codes for MRFHTKTLIFGSAAFAVATPANAQEQGDDRRITVGPYIEVSQVLSAELTPGDEVLTFTQVAAGVDVNAQGRNSGASVSVRYERNIGFGDAVDTDTVSGIARGYVSVIPQTLNLEAGALASRARVDGGGGVSPNPLVSADATSQTYAFYAGPTLATNVGAVEVTANARVGYNRFEASDAVIDANGDPVDVFDDSVTYSGQVRAGTRPGDILPVGLAVTAGAYQEDISNLDQRVRDTYVRGDVTVPLSPSFAVVGGVGYEDVEVSSRDALRDVNGDPVIGADGRLVTDSASDRLIAFDVDGLLWDVGVLWRPSSRTSLQASIGERYDSTTYYGSFTYVPDARSALNISAYDSISGLGGALNNSLASLSSDFVASRNPVSGDFSGLVSGGEGSGLISSLGSVRSAAFRGRGVNASYQRRIGRLNAAIGAGYDRRTFIAAAGSALEAADGVTDESYYITGSLSRQLGRSAQLQTNAYVNWFDAGNTDGDLTAFGASAAYSRSITDKLSARAALAVDYFESDFSAEDFATATALLGLRYDF; via the coding sequence ATGCGCTTCCATACGAAGACGCTGATTTTCGGCTCCGCAGCCTTCGCAGTTGCGACGCCTGCCAATGCGCAAGAGCAAGGCGATGATCGCAGGATCACGGTTGGACCCTATATCGAGGTGAGCCAAGTGCTCTCTGCCGAGCTGACCCCCGGGGACGAGGTTTTGACCTTTACTCAAGTTGCAGCAGGCGTCGATGTGAATGCTCAAGGTCGCAATAGCGGGGCCTCGGTCTCGGTCCGTTATGAGCGCAACATTGGTTTTGGTGACGCCGTCGATACCGATACCGTGAGCGGCATCGCGCGCGGTTATGTCTCAGTGATCCCCCAAACGCTCAATCTGGAAGCAGGCGCGCTGGCAAGCCGCGCACGCGTTGACGGGGGTGGAGGGGTCTCTCCCAACCCGCTGGTCAGCGCAGATGCGACCAGCCAGACTTATGCGTTCTACGCCGGACCAACCTTGGCAACCAATGTCGGGGCGGTCGAAGTCACCGCCAACGCGCGGGTCGGCTATAACCGGTTTGAGGCGAGTGACGCCGTGATCGACGCCAATGGTGATCCTGTTGACGTGTTCGATGACAGCGTGACCTATTCCGGACAGGTGCGCGCAGGGACACGTCCCGGCGATATTCTTCCAGTGGGCCTTGCGGTGACTGCGGGCGCTTATCAGGAAGATATCTCCAACCTCGATCAACGCGTGCGCGACACTTACGTGCGCGGCGATGTAACCGTGCCTCTAAGCCCCTCTTTCGCGGTTGTCGGCGGTGTCGGTTATGAAGATGTTGAAGTGTCGAGCCGTGATGCCTTGCGCGATGTCAATGGCGATCCGGTGATTGGCGCAGATGGCCGTCTTGTTACGGACAGCGCGTCGGACCGCCTCATCGCATTCGATGTCGATGGATTGCTGTGGGATGTTGGCGTGCTTTGGCGGCCTAGCTCGCGCACGTCGCTTCAGGCGAGTATTGGCGAGCGCTACGATTCGACGACCTATTACGGCAGCTTTACCTATGTGCCTGACGCTCGCAGCGCGCTGAACATCTCAGCTTATGACAGCATCTCGGGTCTTGGCGGCGCGCTCAACAACTCGCTGGCGAGCCTTTCGAGCGACTTCGTCGCTTCGCGCAATCCGGTGTCAGGCGACTTTAGCGGTCTGGTTTCGGGCGGCGAAGGCAGCGGACTTATCAGCTCGCTTGGCTCGGTTCGATCAGCTGCTTTCCGCGGTCGCGGTGTGAATGCAAGCTACCAGCGCCGCATTGGCCGCCTGAATGCAGCGATTGGGGCTGGATATGACCGCCGTACCTTTATCGCCGCAGCCGGAAGCGCGCTCGAAGCCGCCGACGGTGTGACTGATGAAAGCTATTACATCACCGGGTCGCTAAGCCGCCAGCTGGGCCGCAGCGCCCAGTTGCAAACCAACGCCTATGTTAACTGGTTCGATGCGGGCAACACCGATGGTGACCTTACCGCATTTGGTGCGTCGGCGGCTTACAGCCGTTCGATCACCGACAAACTCTCGGCCCGTGCAGCTCTGGCGGTTGATTACTTCGAAAGCGATTTTTCCGCTGAAGATTTCGCAACCGCAACCGCGCTGCTTGGCCTGCGCTACGATTTTTGA
- a CDS encoding P-loop NTPase, whose amino-acid sequence MTEQSKINRKGAKPGSLFERADQAFGLDRLGGASVPRNLPLARKPAARAKPQSAPASVAPSRVAASEQVDKPVAPQAAPEPTAEPAVTLRGPRLEIDRELLHDAGLIVPEDPVTGLLEEFRIVKRELLADARASSDPTARRILVCSPHPGEGKTYCATNLAIALAAERDVEVVLVDADLLNPSVARRLGIETGEGLMDALSDSRILPEDLVSPTDIDGLFIMQAGTSTSRDSENLTSTRTAEVLDRLTRSAPNRFVIFDTPPALAASPAAELAAYVGQALLVVRADQTGRAALEDARQLLSACPDIKLLLNAAQFSPSGRRFGDYGEREE is encoded by the coding sequence ATGACCGAGCAAAGCAAAATCAATCGCAAGGGCGCAAAGCCAGGCTCCCTGTTCGAGCGTGCCGATCAGGCATTCGGGCTCGACAGGCTGGGCGGCGCATCGGTGCCGCGCAATCTACCGCTAGCGCGCAAGCCCGCCGCAAGGGCGAAGCCGCAATCGGCACCTGCCTCAGTGGCTCCTAGCCGTGTCGCTGCGTCAGAACAGGTCGATAAACCCGTTGCACCTCAAGCAGCTCCTGAGCCTACTGCGGAGCCCGCAGTTACACTTCGCGGTCCGCGTTTGGAGATTGACCGAGAACTGCTCCACGATGCAGGCCTGATCGTTCCCGAGGATCCGGTGACGGGCCTTCTCGAGGAATTCCGGATCGTGAAGCGCGAATTGCTAGCCGATGCGCGTGCAAGCTCTGATCCGACCGCACGCCGCATCCTGGTCTGCTCACCCCATCCGGGCGAGGGTAAGACCTATTGTGCGACCAATCTGGCCATTGCGCTCGCTGCTGAACGCGATGTCGAAGTGGTGCTGGTCGATGCCGATCTGCTCAATCCTTCAGTCGCTCGCCGCCTCGGGATCGAGACCGGGGAAGGCCTGATGGACGCATTGTCCGACAGCAGAATCCTGCCGGAGGACCTTGTCTCGCCGACCGATATTGACGGGCTTTTCATAATGCAGGCGGGCACCAGCACGTCGCGCGATTCCGAAAACCTGACAAGCACGCGCACCGCCGAAGTGCTCGATAGACTTACCCGCAGCGCTCCCAATCGTTTCGTGATCTTCGATACGCCGCCTGCCTTGGCCGCATCGCCTGCTGCCGAATTGGCTGCCTATGTCGGTCAGGCATTACTGGTTGTGCGCGCGGATCAAACTGGCCGTGCCGCGCTCGAAGACGCCCGCCAATTGCTGTCAGCCTGTCCCGATATCAAACTGCTGCTTAACGCAGCGCAATTCAGCCCGTCTGGCCGCCGTTTTGGCGACTATGGCGAAAGGGAGGAATGA
- a CDS encoding XrtA system polysaccharide chain length determinant, whose translation MNEIFEELRTALYSVWHRRWLALAVTWGVCLLGWLVVAMIPNTYESRARIYVDTDDVLSDQLGIAGNGQEEITKVRQTLLSSVNLEKVITSTKLGEEITGRSEMDSAIARLAENVRVESEEDNLFSITAEVGVGGLSDPENAVLARNVVQKLLDIFREEHISGGRAEISSAIADLNEQLDERKLELESAEERRLAFEAQYPDLIGGPAALTTRVQNARTELRDIEADLAAAESALVSLNGQLANTPRTVAGGSGDVGPRGALLQAQSQLASLRSRGLTDEHPDVVSTRRQVDLLARQVAAEGTGQASGTPNPTYSSLLALRADRQASVESLQARRAAIQSMLASLAASQASEPAVAAEANRISRDYDVLRTNYERLLEDREKLRTRGDVIDETSQFKFDLVDPPVVPQSPAAPNRPLLLLGVLFAGIAAGAGVAYVLSQLRSSYATPQKLEKSMGLPVIGSISLTVSETAKELRRKRFKQFVGGCAGLFGVLVILLAIEIVSVGTIA comes from the coding sequence ATGAACGAGATCTTCGAAGAACTGCGCACAGCGCTCTATTCGGTCTGGCATCGCCGCTGGCTTGCGCTGGCGGTGACGTGGGGCGTGTGCCTGCTGGGTTGGCTGGTCGTTGCCATGATCCCCAACACCTACGAATCCAGAGCGCGCATCTATGTCGATACCGACGATGTGCTGTCTGACCAGCTGGGCATTGCGGGCAACGGACAAGAAGAAATCACCAAGGTTCGCCAAACCCTGCTCAGTTCGGTCAATCTGGAAAAAGTCATCACTTCGACCAAGCTGGGTGAAGAAATCACCGGCCGGTCCGAGATGGATTCCGCGATTGCGCGCCTCGCCGAGAACGTGCGGGTCGAAAGTGAAGAGGATAACCTCTTTTCGATCACGGCCGAAGTAGGCGTGGGCGGGTTGAGCGATCCGGAAAACGCCGTTCTGGCGCGCAATGTCGTGCAGAAGCTGCTCGACATCTTCCGCGAAGAGCACATTTCCGGCGGCCGAGCAGAGATCAGCAGCGCGATCGCCGATCTCAACGAACAACTTGATGAACGCAAACTCGAACTCGAATCCGCTGAAGAGCGCCGCCTGGCGTTTGAAGCACAATATCCCGATCTGATCGGCGGTCCCGCGGCGCTTACGACACGTGTGCAAAACGCTCGCACCGAACTGCGCGACATTGAAGCCGATCTTGCTGCCGCTGAAAGCGCGTTGGTGTCGCTTAACGGCCAGCTCGCCAACACGCCTCGTACAGTTGCCGGCGGTTCTGGCGATGTCGGTCCGCGCGGTGCGTTGCTTCAGGCGCAATCACAGCTCGCAAGCTTGCGTTCGCGCGGTTTGACTGATGAGCACCCCGATGTTGTATCGACGCGCCGTCAGGTAGATCTGCTCGCGCGCCAGGTCGCAGCAGAAGGGACAGGTCAGGCCTCGGGTACGCCCAATCCAACCTATTCATCGCTGCTCGCTCTTCGGGCTGACCGTCAGGCCAGCGTGGAATCGCTTCAGGCCCGCCGTGCTGCGATCCAGTCGATGCTGGCTTCACTCGCGGCAAGTCAGGCCTCCGAACCTGCGGTTGCCGCGGAAGCGAACCGGATCAGCCGTGACTATGATGTGCTGCGGACCAATTACGAACGGCTGCTCGAGGATCGTGAGAAACTGCGCACGCGCGGCGATGTGATCGACGAGACGAGCCAGTTCAAATTCGATCTGGTTGACCCTCCTGTGGTCCCACAATCGCCTGCTGCTCCCAATCGCCCCTTACTCCTCTTGGGAGTGCTGTTCGCCGGCATCGCCGCCGGGGCAGGGGTTGCTTATGTGCTTTCGCAGCTTCGTTCTAGCTACGCGACTCCACAGAAGCTCGAAAAGTCGATGGGGCTGCCGGTGATCGGGTCAATCTCTCTTACCGTGTCCGAAACCGCGAAGGAACTGCGGCGCAAACGGTTCAAGCAATTTGTCGGAGGCTGCGCGGGCCTTTTCGGCGTCTTGGTAATCCTTCTTGCGATCGAGATCGTCTCGGTCGGAACGATTGCGTGA
- a CDS encoding XrtA/PEP-CTERM system exopolysaccharide export protein → MFNSLSLARLTGIAFASVTLASCAGSGAELPSASYAGEQNAPSEEYIIGPLDQLTIHVWRNPELSAENIQVRPDGRITIPLVRDMPAVGKTATQLQNDIHDELVRYIEQPIVSVIVSEFNSTFDQQIRVVGSTEQPASLPYRANMTVLDAMIAVGGLGEFAAGNRAKLLRINRTTGEQVEYRLRLSDLLKRGDSSANVMLRPGDTIIIPESRF, encoded by the coding sequence ATGTTTAACTCGCTGTCACTCGCCCGGCTTACGGGAATTGCTTTTGCAAGCGTCACTCTAGCCTCCTGTGCGGGTAGCGGTGCTGAACTGCCTTCTGCAAGCTATGCGGGCGAACAGAACGCGCCGAGCGAGGAGTACATCATTGGCCCGCTCGATCAGCTGACCATCCATGTCTGGCGCAATCCTGAATTGAGCGCTGAGAACATCCAGGTCCGCCCCGATGGACGGATCACCATTCCGCTGGTGCGTGACATGCCCGCTGTCGGCAAGACCGCGACCCAGCTGCAGAACGATATTCACGACGAACTGGTTCGTTACATCGAGCAGCCTATTGTCTCGGTGATCGTGAGCGAGTTCAATTCTACATTCGACCAGCAAATCCGGGTGGTTGGCTCGACCGAGCAGCCCGCAAGCTTGCCTTACCGTGCGAACATGACTGTGCTCGACGCGATGATCGCGGTGGGCGGACTGGGCGAATTTGCTGCGGGCAACCGCGCAAAATTGCTGCGCATCAACCGCACAACCGGAGAGCAGGTGGAATATCGCCTGCGTCTCTCCGATCTGCTCAAGCGCGGTGACAGCAGCGCCAATGTAATGCTGCGCCCGGGCGACACAATCATCATTCCGGAGAGCCGTTTCTAA
- a CDS encoding pyridoxal-dependent decarboxylase, exosortase A system-associated, whose translation MKTKALGPIPAGYDALDGELAIGGRTASDLVASARSTPLFVYSRTHLDRRMAELRAALPKRVGINYAVKANPHPDVIAHMEPLVDGFDIASSGELAMVQAQRIDPTRVSFAGPGKRDEELEAAISAGVTLNCESEGEAARSLHIGQRIGKTPRIAIRVNPDFELKGSGMKMGGGAKPFGVDAERVPALARSIINEGADWRGLHIFTGSQALSAEAISETQSNVLKLAEKLSGDIGEPLPKLNMGGGFGIPYFPGDEPLDLGAVGSALERMVDNLPDSFDDTQLCVELGRYLVGEAGVYLCRVIDKKVSHGTTYLVTDGGLHHQLAASGNFGTVVRRNYPVAIASNYSGEAQDVVNVVGCLCTPLDRLADAALLPAADVGDIVAVFCAGAYGATASPSAFLGHGAATELLV comes from the coding sequence ATGAAGACCAAGGCACTTGGCCCCATTCCCGCAGGTTACGATGCGCTCGACGGTGAGCTAGCGATTGGGGGGCGGACCGCAAGCGATCTGGTCGCATCTGCTCGAAGCACGCCGCTGTTCGTCTATTCGCGTACGCATCTGGATCGACGCATGGCCGAATTGCGCGCCGCTCTGCCTAAGCGTGTCGGGATCAATTACGCGGTCAAAGCCAACCCGCACCCTGATGTGATCGCGCATATGGAGCCGCTGGTGGACGGGTTTGACATCGCCTCCTCGGGCGAACTGGCGATGGTGCAAGCGCAAAGAATTGATCCGACTCGGGTGAGTTTTGCGGGGCCGGGTAAGCGCGATGAAGAATTGGAAGCCGCGATTTCTGCGGGCGTCACGCTCAACTGCGAATCCGAAGGAGAAGCGGCGCGCTCGCTCCATATTGGACAGCGGATCGGTAAGACGCCGCGCATTGCGATACGGGTTAACCCTGATTTCGAGCTTAAAGGCTCGGGGATGAAGATGGGCGGAGGTGCAAAACCTTTTGGCGTCGACGCCGAACGTGTGCCCGCATTGGCGCGCTCGATCATCAATGAAGGAGCTGATTGGCGCGGCCTTCATATCTTCACAGGTAGCCAGGCTCTGAGTGCCGAAGCCATCTCGGAAACGCAGAGCAACGTGCTGAAACTGGCTGAGAAACTGTCCGGCGATATTGGAGAGCCGCTGCCCAAGCTCAATATGGGAGGCGGTTTTGGCATTCCCTATTTTCCGGGCGACGAGCCGTTGGATTTGGGCGCCGTGGGCAGTGCGCTTGAGCGCATGGTCGATAATCTCCCGGACAGCTTCGATGATACGCAATTATGCGTAGAACTCGGCCGGTATCTGGTTGGTGAGGCAGGGGTCTATCTTTGCCGCGTGATCGACAAGAAGGTGAGCCATGGCACCACATATCTCGTCACTGATGGGGGCCTTCACCACCAGCTCGCTGCATCGGGCAATTTCGGAACCGTCGTCAGGCGTAATTATCCAGTCGCGATCGCGTCCAACTACTCAGGCGAAGCACAGGATGTGGTTAACGTTGTGGGCTGCCTTTGCACGCCGTTAGACCGGCTTGCTGATGCGGCTCTGCTACCAGCTGCCGATGTTGGCGATATCGTCGCGGTGTTCTGCGCGGGTGCCTATGGCGCCACCGCATCCCCGTCGGCGTTTCTGGGGCACGGGGCAGCTACTGAGCTGCTTGTTTAG